CGCGCCGAAGACCAGGGCATCTCCCAGCAGGGAGCCGGCACCCAATGGGCTGGATGAGCTTACCAGGACTACGCCGGCGATGCTCAAGCCGATGCCCAGCCACCGCCATGCCGGCAGGCGTTCGCGCAGGAACCACACGGACAGGAGGGCGGTCACGGCCGGGATGCTGGATTCGATGAGGGAGGCGTTGCCGGCGGAGGTGTACACCAGCCCCAGGTTCTGCAGGCTGTAGAAGAGGGCGATGCCGGTCAGGCCGAAGAGCAGGAAGGCCGGCTGGACGATGAGCCAGGGGCGGAACCCTTGGCGCAGTGCGAAGGGGAGCAGGCCGAGAAACCCGATGAAGAAGCGCAGGAAGGTGAGGGCAAACGGTCCGATGGACTGCAGGATGAGTTTGGTGATGATAAAGGTAGAACCCCATAACAGCACCGCCACCAGGAGGGCGGCGATGCCGTAGGCGCGCCGGTTGGGAGAAGATGAGAGGCCGGCCATTCTCCGCTCCACTACAGGGTTGCTTCGGTCGTATAAAAATCATTGTATGAGTCCCCGGCCGACCTGGCAAATCGTGGCTTGTTAATGATCAGAGGCTGGGCCGCCGTGGTTCCAGCACCGCGCACCATTTGGCGGCTTGTGATACAATATGGGTTGAGAAGCGGTCGAAGGGTGATGGCAAAGGAGAATCCAACATGTTTCCGCAAGAGAAGATGCCCACGATCCCGGCGGAAGAATATCCCCAGCGCTGGGCAAGGGTCCAAAGTATGGCGGGAGGTGGCGGCGGAGATCGAGGCGGCGATGCGCCGCGCCGGCGCCGAGGGGACGGGGATTGATACCATTGTCACCTCCGGCCCCAACAGCCGGCCCATCCTGGCGCGCTCCACCTTTCGGCGCA
This sequence is a window from Anaerolineae bacterium. Protein-coding genes within it:
- a CDS encoding DMT family transporter; translated protein: MAGLSSSPNRRAYGIAALLVAVLLWGSTFIITKLILQSIGPFALTFLRFFIGFLGLLPFALRQGFRPWLIVQPAFLLFGLTGIALFYSLQNLGLVYTSAGNASLIESSIPAVTALLSVWFLRERLPAWRWLGIGLSIAGVVLVSSSSPLGAGSLLGDALVFGAVLAFAVYTVQGRRLVLDYPPVVTTTASFGAGLLFLLPGLLWESTAAGLPHLGIPGWAVLLYLGLGTSALPMFLWNYSLQSLNASEAALYTSLVPVAGLAFAVLFGEGVRLLQLLGGAMAIAGVWLGHHSASAVHSPQPEASSLQAAVRNERTL